From one Montipora capricornis isolate CH-2021 chromosome 10, ASM3666992v2, whole genome shotgun sequence genomic stretch:
- the LOC138020066 gene encoding uncharacterized protein: protein MRSDESFVSDDLTLRSPSSPSESATLTALELDESSFNRTPSENTMDSSTSTTDVISALSSSDTRSSESVEQYILEPSASSPVHAQAADHQICSPVKIVLNAGAVQSVDHLQPVQRSFSHVGESVAPSTTMGPLTLEERKLAMKLQIQRDFQQLQICREENEEYRHVHT, encoded by the exons ATGCGCTCAGACGAGTCATTTGTGTCTGACGATCTGAcattaag ATCACCATCAAGTCCTTCAGAAAGTGCTACACTGACAGCATTGGAGCTTGATGAAAGCAGCTTCAACCGAACCCCATCAGAAAACACCATGGACTCTTCAACTTCCACAACTGATGTCATTTCAGCTTTGAGCTCCTCTGATACAAGGTCCTCAGAATCAGTTGAACAGTACATTTTGGAGCCAAGTGCATCATCACCTGTCCATGCTCAAGCAGCAGATCACCAAATTTGTTCACCTGTTAAAATTGTCTTGAATGCTGGTGCAGTACAATCTGTGGATCACCTCCAGCCTGTGCAGAGATCCTTCTCCCATGTAGGAGAATCTGTTGCACCTTCAACAACAATGGGTCCTCTTACATTAGAGGAGCGCAAATTGGCAATGAAGCTGCAGATACAGAGAGACTTTCAACAGTTGCAAATATGTAGAGAGGAGAATGAAGAGTACAGACATGTGCATACCTGA